TGTGGCGAACCCGGAATACTTTTATGGCGATGCTGGCCGGGATGTTGGTGATTTATTTGTCCAGGAATTGACCCTCTATAGAACACCAATGACCCTCGTGGGCCGTTCTCGTATTGCAGTGCTTTTCAGCCACATTCACTCCGGTCTCCATTTGGAGGGGACTGGTTCCAGATCTTATCAAACGTCAGAATTCCATAAGCTTGCGACAGTTATTGTCTTCATTCTCAGCTGATAAAAAATCCGTGTAGAAAATTTGCGACAAAGAACAGCAGGGTGGCAGAGAGAAGAACTGTCATTGATGTCTTAACGACATAGCCGTAACTGCTGCCTATCCCCGCCTTGAAATAATCCCTTGTCACAAGAAAACAGAGGTGGACCGGCGACAGCATCATTCCCATGTAACCGAAAGTATATGCAAGCGCTGCGTACAAAAGATAGGTGAAGGTATCATGGGCCGGAATGAGCGGAACAATAAGCGGAAAGGATGCTCCCACAAAACCAACTGCGATTCCCAGGATAAAACCGGAAAAGAAGGGCATGATCAGGATGAGGAGAATTGGCGGTATCCCGTAGGTCATAAGCTCGTCTCTAATGCCCTGAACCGCTCCCGAGTCTGTCATCACGCCCTTGAAAAGCATTATGGATATGATGAGAAAAATCATTGTCAGGTTTGACTTGCCGAGGGTTGCAGCAAGAAGGCCTGATGGCGCAATCCTGTTTGAGCGGCAGACCCAGACTATTGCTCCTGAAATTCCGACAATGACGGAAACAAGGGATGGGATGCTGATATCCGGCTTGATCAGGGTTAGTATCGCGGACAGCCCGGTTATGATGAAGATGGATGAAATGATGATGGTGATCGGCATCATTTCATAGATAAATTCCTTGATTCCTTGCCATGAAATCCGGCTCTCAGCGTTGGCGCCTGTCGTTCCCATCGGCCTAATGATAAATAAGTAGCCTGCCGCGACCGAAAGCAGAGTCAATGGGGCCGCGAACATCATGTAACGCCATGTCTGGGTATTGAGCAAGGCTATGGCCAGGATAACGCCTGGATACAGCGGCCACCAGTATTCCCATATATGCCTGAACCAGTAATTCAGGGCCGTTTTATGTTCAGGGCTTGCATTGACTCTGGAGAGGGCTTCACCCACCAGCGGTGCTGAGAAGAGCGCACCTCCCGGCATGGGCAAAAGGCCGATGAGCGCTGACATAACTGTGCCTACGACTCTGGCGTCCTTGGTCAGGCTGGTGAAACTGCTGACGAGCCTCTTCATGTGTCCGCTTTTTTCCATGATGACGCTCATCGCCATGATCAGCCATACAATCAAAGCAAGACTCAGTGTTTGATAGTTGATTGTGCTCTCATACAGACAGGTCAATAACTCCATTGGTGTCATTCCCGTCCATATTCCCAGAGATATGGAGCCAGCCAGAAGTGACACGGCCAGATGAAGGCCTAACCTGTTGAGGATCAAGATTCCTGCAAAGATAATGATTATTTTTACGAGCATCGGATTTGTTGCTCCAGATAAAAAGGACCTGTCATAAAAGTGGTCAGATCCTCATGAATACTATAAGTTGAACAGAGAATAAACTTCTGAAGTGCCAAGTGCCAAGTGCCAAGTGCCAAGTGCCAAGTGCCAAGTGCCAAGTGCCAAGTGCCAAGTGCCTGAACCTTGTGATTTATAACCCATGCCCCAGGGTTTTTGAATATAAAATGAGCATTTTGAGTGACGTAATTTCAGAGAGTTGAGGTCGCGTTTTTGGAGATCCCCACGATGAGACAAACTTTGAGCAGGGCTGGCTGAGATAGTTTTCGTTTGACTCAAACCGCCCCACGCCCTTTTCAGGGGCCAGGATGGTGGATGATTTTAAAAATCCCCCCTCCTCGTAAAACTTGGAGTCTTCGATAATTCAGGGCGGATTCACCCGGCTCAAAAATGTTGTATATTGAAAAGACTTGGCGGCGATGAGGTCGGTCACACTCCCATCTTCAGATTCAGATTCCAGGAGCCTTCGATGCAACGTTTTCAACGGATCTATCAAAGAGCTGCCGAGCGTAAAGGGGGCGAAGAGGCTTTGCGTGCATTGTTGCCGGATAACATCAAAAGCCCGCAGCAACTGGCGATGCTTGGTGATGATCGTTACCTGGCTGAAATGACGAAAGCAATTTTCAAAGCAGGGTTCGCCTGGAAAGTGATTGATAAGAAGTGGCCCGGTTTTGAGGAGGCTTTCTGGGGTTTCGATATTGGTCGTTGTGCCTTTATGTCCCCGGATGACGAGGATGCTCTCTGTGCTGATACGCGGATTGTGCGTAATCGGCAAAAAATCCTGACGGTCCCGCAAAATGCGGTCATGATCAGCGAAGTCCGCAAGAAATACGGGAGTTTCGCCAGGCTTGTCGCCGAGTGGCCGAGTGAAGATTATATCGGTTTGCTCGCTTATCTTGGGAAGCATGGAGCTCGCCTTGGTGGAATGACCGCTCAGTACTTTCTGAGGTTTGTCGGCAAGGACGGCTTTGTTCTTTCGCGGGATGGCGTTTATGCCCTGATTGAGGCCGGTATCATTGACAAGCCGCCGACCAGTCAAGCGGCTATCCGGAAAGTTCAGCAGGCCTATAATCACTGGGGACAAGAGACGGGTTGGGGGCTGGCCGAGATCAGCCGGATTCTTGGCCTGTCCATTGATGCGCCGAAGAAATGATCCATTCATTGCTACACTGGTCAAAGTAGACTCTGGGGAGATTTGTGAATCAAAAGGCGGCCACGAAAGATTTCGGGACGCCTTTTGATTTGGAGCTATTTTGCTTCTTTTCTGGTTAGCCTATGCGCTTTTGACCACCCTCATCGATCTTGAAACGATAGAGCATCTCCCGTAAGTAATTGGCCTGGCTCGAAAGCTCTTCACTGGTGGCCGCGCTCTCTTCCGCCGATGCGGTGTTCTGCTGAATGCTCTGGTCGATCTGGCTTAAGCCCTGGTTGATCTGGCTGATTCCCTGAGCCTGTTCCGTGGTCGCTGCGGCGATCTCTTCCACCAGGTCGCTGACCTTGGAGATGTTGGTGACGATTTCGGCGAGGGCCGAAGAAGTTTCTTCGGCAATCTGGGTACCGTTCTTTGATTTTTCCACCGAACTTTCGATCATCTGGGTGGTTTCCTCGGCTGCTTTGGCACTGCGGGCGGCCAGATTACGCACTTCTTCGGCGACCACGGCAAAGCCTTTGCCGTGCTGCCCGGCCCGGGCCGCTTCGACCGCGGCATTGAGGGCCAGCAGGTTGGTCTGAAAGGCGATCTCGTCGATGACCTTGATGATTTTGCTGATATCCTGGGCCGAGCTGTTGATATCACTCATGGCGGCAATCATGCCGGTCATTTTACGACTGCCGGTTTCCGCCGATTGTTTGGCGATGGTGGACAGCTTATTGGCCTGGTTGGCATTGTCGGCACTTTGTTGGGTCTGGGAACCGATTTCGTTCATGGAACTGCTGATCTCTTCAACGGCGGCAGCCGCTTGGGTGGCTCCCTGGGAGAGCATCTGGCTGGAGTCGGCAACCTGCTGACTGCCGGAGGTGATCTGGTCGCTCGCCGTTTGGATCTGCTGCACCAGTTCGCGCAGTTCGGTGGTCATCTGCAGCAACGCATTACCGAGAATATCTTCATTTGAAGCCGGGATGATCTCGGCGGTCAGGTCACCGTCGGCGATCTTTTTGGTCTGCTCGGCATAGCCGTTGAGGTGCTCGGCCATGGAGTTCAGGGAATTGGATAGCTCACCGATTTCGTCCTTGCTGTCCCACTGCAGGCGTTGGGCCAGTTTGCCCTGCTGAAGATCATGGGCGATCAGTTGCAGCTGTTGCAGTGGCTTGACCAGCTGGCGAATCAGGACGATGACCATCGGCAGCACCAGGATGACAAAGAAAAGAATCAGGATGGCCCCGCTCCAGAACAGCACCGGCTTGATTTTCTGGTTCATCAAGGTGACCAGGGTCGCCTTTTGAGTATCGATATCGTCGGTATAGATACCGGTGCCGATCATGAAATTGGTCCCCGGAATCAGCCGGGCATAGCTGAGCTTATTTTTGAGATCGTTGCTGGGCGGTTTCGGCCAGACATAGCTGACAAAACCGCCGCCGTTTTGGGCGGCCTTGAGCAACTCTTTGACCAGATACAGCCCGTTCTGATCTTTCATGTCGATCAGGCTTTTTCCCTGTAATTCCTGCTTCGGCGGGAGGGACATGCAGACGCCGTTATGGTCATAAATGAAAAAATAGCCGGACTTGTTGTCCAAAAAACGAATCGGGTTGTTCAGCTGCCTGAGTTTGGCAAGAATGACGTCCTGGTCAGTCTCGCCTTCAATAGCCGCACCCATGGCCAAAGCGGTGCTGTCGATCAGTGATTTGATCTGGTCTTTATAGCCCTGGCTCATGACCTGATCAACTTGGATCAGCGCTTCGTCTTTAACAATATTAAGCGCTTTGCGGCCGCTGATGATACTGATACAGGCAAACAGGGAAATGATGATGACCAGCAACCAGATTTTGATACCGATTTTCAGGTTTTTCATTCAACCAAACTCCTTCAAGGGGCAAAGCATAGTTAGTTAGGGTAAATGTTAGATTCCTGTAAGGTTACGTTTCTTATGGAAATTAGTCAAGATTAATATTTTTGCTTGAAAAGCGACTTTTGCTAAATTCAGTCTTAAACAATGCTGGGAT
This genomic window from Pelobacter seleniigenes DSM 18267 contains:
- a CDS encoding methyl-accepting chemotaxis protein codes for the protein MKNLKIGIKIWLLVIIISLFACISIISGRKALNIVKDEALIQVDQVMSQGYKDQIKSLIDSTALAMGAAIEGETDQDVILAKLRQLNNPIRFLDNKSGYFFIYDHNGVCMSLPPKQELQGKSLIDMKDQNGLYLVKELLKAAQNGGGFVSYVWPKPPSNDLKNKLSYARLIPGTNFMIGTGIYTDDIDTQKATLVTLMNQKIKPVLFWSGAILILFFVILVLPMVIVLIRQLVKPLQQLQLIAHDLQQGKLAQRLQWDSKDEIGELSNSLNSMAEHLNGYAEQTKKIADGDLTAEIIPASNEDILGNALLQMTTELRELVQQIQTASDQITSGSQQVADSSQMLSQGATQAAAAVEEISSSMNEIGSQTQQSADNANQANKLSTIAKQSAETGSRKMTGMIAAMSDINSSAQDISKIIKVIDEIAFQTNLLALNAAVEAARAGQHGKGFAVVAEEVRNLAARSAKAAEETTQMIESSVEKSKNGTQIAEETSSALAEIVTNISKVSDLVEEIAAATTEQAQGISQINQGLSQIDQSIQQNTASAEESAATSEELSSQANYLREMLYRFKIDEGGQKRIG
- a CDS encoding DUF401 family protein, encoding MLVKIIIIFAGILILNRLGLHLAVSLLAGSISLGIWTGMTPMELLTCLYESTINYQTLSLALIVWLIMAMSVIMEKSGHMKRLVSSFTSLTKDARVVGTVMSALIGLLPMPGGALFSAPLVGEALSRVNASPEHKTALNYWFRHIWEYWWPLYPGVILAIALLNTQTWRYMMFAAPLTLLSVAAGYLFIIRPMGTTGANAESRISWQGIKEFIYEMMPITIIISSIFIITGLSAILTLIKPDISIPSLVSVIVGISGAIVWVCRSNRIAPSGLLAATLGKSNLTMIFLIISIMLFKGVMTDSGAVQGIRDELMTYGIPPILLILIMPFFSGFILGIAVGFVGASFPLIVPLIPAHDTFTYLLYAALAYTFGYMGMMLSPVHLCFLVTRDYFKAGIGSSYGYVVKTSMTVLLSATLLFFVANFLHGFFIS
- a CDS encoding DNA-3-methyladenine glycosylase I, with product MQRFQRIYQRAAERKGGEEALRALLPDNIKSPQQLAMLGDDRYLAEMTKAIFKAGFAWKVIDKKWPGFEEAFWGFDIGRCAFMSPDDEDALCADTRIVRNRQKILTVPQNAVMISEVRKKYGSFARLVAEWPSEDYIGLLAYLGKHGARLGGMTAQYFLRFVGKDGFVLSRDGVYALIEAGIIDKPPTSQAAIRKVQQAYNHWGQETGWGLAEISRILGLSIDAPKK